A portion of the Faecalibacterium sp. I3-3-89 genome contains these proteins:
- a CDS encoding S-ribosylhomocysteine lyase: MERIASFCVDHTKLGRGMYLSRQDGDVLTWDIRMKKPNHGDYLSTGAAHTLEHLFATYARNSQYKDGVVYVGPMGCRTGFYLLTRGLSPAEALALTVESFRFMAAFEGDVPGASEVECGNYRDMDLPAAKAEAAAMLPVLEALTADDLHY, translated from the coding sequence ATGGAACGCATCGCAAGCTTCTGCGTAGACCACACCAAGCTCGGCCGGGGTATGTACCTGAGCCGTCAGGACGGCGACGTGCTGACGTGGGACATCCGGATGAAGAAGCCGAACCACGGCGATTATCTCTCCACCGGTGCCGCCCACACGCTGGAGCACCTTTTCGCCACCTACGCCCGCAACAGCCAGTACAAGGACGGCGTGGTCTACGTCGGCCCCATGGGCTGCCGCACCGGCTTCTACCTGCTCACCCGGGGCCTTTCCCCTGCAGAGGCTCTGGCCCTGACGGTGGAGTCCTTCCGCTTCATGGCCGCTTTCGAGGGCGATGTGCCCGGCGCAAGCGAGGTGGAGTGCGGCAACTACCGCGACATGGACCTGCCCGCCGCAAAGGCAGAGGCCGCCGCCATGCTGCCCGTGCTCGAGGCACTGACTGCCGACGACCTGCACTACTGA
- the glyA gene encoding serine hydroxymethyltransferase has protein sequence MYNDMMDTIGLVDKADPELAAAMNRELTRQRENIELIASENIVSPAVMAAMGSILTNKYAEGLPGKRYYGGCAYVDEVENIAIQRACKLFGAKYANVQPHSGAQANLAVYFALLDLGDTVMGMDLSQGGHLTHGSPVNMSGKNYHFVSYGVGEDGRIDYAELEKQVRKVRPKMVVAGASAYPRAIDFEKLAEIAHGYGAYLMVDMAHIAGLVAGGMHQSPVPYADVVTTTTHKTLRGPRGGLILTNNAVLAKRINSAVFPGTQGGPLEHVIAAKAVCFGEALKPEFKDYARKIIENAQAMAAQLQARGVKLVSGGTDNHLMLVDLREEECTGKELEARLDSVHITANKNTVPGETRSPFVTSGVRLGTPAVTTRGMGEAEMKVIADCIADCIWHYDEKKDDISARVLALTKAFPLYE, from the coding sequence ATGTACAACGATATGATGGATACCATTGGCCTCGTGGACAAGGCCGACCCGGAGCTGGCTGCGGCCATGAACCGTGAGCTGACCCGCCAGCGGGAGAACATTGAGCTGATCGCCAGCGAGAACATCGTCTCGCCCGCCGTCATGGCCGCGATGGGCAGCATCCTCACCAACAAGTACGCCGAGGGCCTGCCCGGCAAGCGCTACTATGGCGGCTGCGCCTATGTGGATGAGGTGGAGAACATCGCCATCCAGCGCGCCTGCAAGCTGTTCGGCGCAAAGTACGCCAACGTCCAGCCCCACTCCGGCGCACAGGCCAATCTGGCCGTCTACTTTGCCCTGCTGGACCTCGGCGATACCGTCATGGGCATGGACCTGTCGCAGGGCGGTCATCTGACCCACGGCTCGCCGGTGAATATGTCCGGCAAGAACTACCACTTCGTCTCCTACGGCGTCGGTGAGGATGGCCGCATCGACTACGCCGAGCTGGAAAAGCAGGTCCGGAAGGTGCGCCCGAAGATGGTCGTGGCGGGCGCTTCGGCCTACCCCCGCGCCATCGACTTCGAGAAGCTGGCGGAGATCGCCCACGGCTATGGCGCTTATCTGATGGTGGACATGGCCCACATCGCGGGCCTCGTGGCCGGCGGGATGCACCAAAGCCCCGTGCCCTATGCCGATGTCGTGACCACCACCACCCACAAGACCCTGCGCGGACCCCGCGGCGGCCTCATCCTGACCAACAACGCCGTGCTGGCCAAGCGCATCAACTCCGCTGTCTTCCCCGGCACGCAGGGCGGCCCGCTGGAGCACGTCATCGCGGCTAAGGCCGTCTGCTTCGGTGAGGCCCTCAAGCCGGAGTTCAAGGATTACGCCCGTAAGATCATCGAGAACGCACAGGCCATGGCCGCGCAGCTGCAGGCCCGGGGCGTCAAGCTGGTGTCCGGCGGCACGGACAACCACCTGATGCTGGTGGACCTGCGGGAGGAGGAGTGCACCGGCAAGGAGCTGGAAGCCCGCCTCGACAGCGTCCACATCACCGCCAACAAGAACACGGTCCCCGGCGAGACCCGCAGCCCCTTCGTGACCTCCGGCGTCCGTCTGGGCACTCCGGCCGTCACCACCCGGGGCATGGGCGAGGCCGAGATGAAGGTCATCGCGGACTGCATCGCCGACTGCATCTGGCACTACGACGAGAAGAAAGACGACATCTCCGCCCGCGTGCTGGCCCTGACCAAGGCATTCCCCCTGTACGAATAA
- the fabD gene encoding ACP S-malonyltransferase, whose product MKLAILYAGQGSQHPGMGKDLYERYPAFREAFDAADLDFDLRSVCFDDPEGVLNLTQYTQPCMVAFAAGVTAVLKENGVKADDLAGLSLGEYSALEAAGVFTAKQAVELAAFRGRAMADAAKGIECGMTAVMNLDRDALAKCCEEASALGCVQICNYNCPGQLVIGGEKAAVEKAAELAKAAGARRCIPLKVSGPFHTRLMHPAGDALAKRFETEHFGEMETPVLFNCLGHEKAESDTIPALLEKQVQSSVYMEDTLRRLGELGVTDVLEVGPGKALSGFVKKTLGTDVRCTAVETAEELEAFLTGWKEAQA is encoded by the coding sequence ATGAAGCTTGCCATTCTGTATGCCGGCCAAGGCTCTCAGCACCCCGGCATGGGCAAAGACCTTTACGAGAGATACCCCGCGTTCCGGGAGGCGTTCGACGCCGCAGACCTCGATTTTGATCTGCGGAGCGTCTGTTTCGACGACCCGGAAGGCGTTTTGAATCTGACCCAGTACACCCAGCCCTGCATGGTGGCCTTTGCCGCCGGTGTCACGGCTGTCCTGAAGGAAAACGGTGTGAAAGCCGACGATCTGGCCGGTCTGTCGCTGGGCGAATACTCCGCGCTGGAAGCAGCCGGAGTCTTTACCGCGAAGCAGGCGGTGGAGCTGGCCGCATTCCGCGGCAGGGCCATGGCCGACGCGGCCAAGGGCATCGAGTGCGGCATGACCGCCGTGATGAACCTCGACCGCGACGCACTGGCAAAGTGCTGCGAGGAGGCCTCCGCTCTGGGCTGCGTGCAGATCTGCAATTACAACTGCCCGGGCCAGCTGGTCATCGGCGGCGAGAAGGCCGCAGTAGAAAAGGCCGCCGAGCTGGCGAAAGCCGCCGGCGCCCGCCGCTGCATCCCCCTGAAGGTCAGCGGCCCCTTCCACACCCGCCTGATGCACCCCGCAGGGGATGCGCTGGCAAAGCGCTTTGAGACCGAGCACTTCGGCGAGATGGAAACGCCGGTCCTCTTCAACTGCCTCGGCCATGAAAAGGCCGAAAGCGACACCATCCCGGCCCTGCTGGAAAAGCAGGTGCAGAGCAGCGTCTACATGGAAGACACCCTCCGCCGTCTGGGCGAGCTGGGCGTCACCGACGTCCTCGAGGTCGGCCCGGGCAAGGCCCTGAGCGGCTTCGTGAAAAAGACGCTGGGAACGGATGTCCGCTGCACTGCCGTCGAGACGGCAGAAGAGCTGGAAGCCTTCCTCACCGGCTGGAAGGAGGCACAGGCATGA
- a CDS encoding bifunctional 5,10-methylenetetrahydrofolate dehydrogenase/5,10-methenyltetrahydrofolate cyclohydrolase: MSVILKGAPVVAAMNEANAARCAALREKGVVPTLAVVRVGAREDDLSYEKGVMARCAKVGVEVKQFLLPADAAQEELLGVIACINADPSIHGCLLFRPLPRQFDDRTVRAALAPEKDIDGITDGSLAGVFTNTALGYPPCTAQACLEILKFYDIPLSGRRAVVVGRSLVVGKPAAMMLDRENATVTLCNSRTRDLPEVCREADIVVVAMGKAGAVGAEHLREGQVVVDVGIHVNEEGKLCGDVRFGEAEPLVEAITPVPGGVGTVTTSVLVSHVVEAAEKTV, encoded by the coding sequence ATGTCTGTGATTTTGAAGGGTGCGCCCGTCGTGGCCGCCATGAACGAAGCAAACGCCGCCCGCTGCGCCGCGCTGCGGGAAAAGGGCGTCGTCCCCACACTGGCCGTCGTCCGGGTGGGCGCACGGGAGGACGACCTCTCCTACGAGAAGGGCGTCATGGCCCGCTGCGCCAAGGTGGGCGTCGAGGTGAAGCAGTTCCTTCTGCCCGCCGACGCGGCGCAGGAGGAGCTGCTGGGCGTCATCGCCTGCATCAACGCTGACCCCTCCATCCACGGCTGTCTGCTCTTCCGTCCCCTGCCCCGGCAGTTCGACGACCGCACCGTCCGCGCCGCCCTCGCGCCTGAGAAGGACATCGACGGCATCACCGACGGCTCGCTGGCCGGTGTCTTTACCAACACGGCCCTCGGCTACCCGCCCTGCACGGCACAGGCCTGCCTCGAGATCCTGAAGTTCTACGACATCCCCCTCTCGGGTCGGCGAGCCGTTGTGGTGGGCCGCAGCCTTGTGGTGGGCAAGCCCGCCGCCATGATGCTGGACCGGGAGAACGCCACTGTCACCCTCTGCAACTCCCGCACCCGGGATCTGCCGGAGGTCTGCCGTGAGGCCGACATCGTGGTGGTGGCCATGGGCAAGGCCGGCGCCGTCGGTGCCGAGCATCTGCGCGAGGGGCAGGTGGTCGTGGACGTGGGCATTCATGTCAACGAGGAAGGAAAGCTCTGCGGCGACGTCCGCTTCGGCGAAGCCGAGCCGCTGGTGGAGGCCATCACCCCCGTTCCCGGCGGCGTGGGTACCGTGACCACCTCCGTGCTGGTGAGCCATGTGGTGGAGGCGGCAGAAAAGACCGTATAA
- a CDS encoding cyclodeaminase/cyclohydrolase family protein → MELTQLSCEEFLSQLASKAPAPGGGGAAALVGAAGAALGNMVGSLTTGKKKYAAVEADIQTLNARAEALRRRLEALVQADAEAFAPLAAAYGLPKETPEQQAHKAAVLAEALDGACAVPLDIMDACCEGIRLAADYAAKGSVLAVSDAGCAALFCKAALQAAGLNVAINTKLMTDRPHAAGLDEKAARMLAEYVPLADEVYQSVASRLRV, encoded by the coding sequence TTGGAACTGACACAACTGAGCTGTGAGGAATTTCTGAGCCAGCTTGCCAGCAAAGCCCCCGCCCCGGGCGGCGGCGGCGCAGCGGCCCTTGTGGGGGCGGCAGGCGCAGCGCTGGGCAATATGGTGGGCAGTCTGACCACCGGCAAAAAGAAGTATGCCGCCGTCGAGGCAGACATTCAGACCCTCAACGCCCGGGCCGAGGCCCTGCGGCGGCGGCTCGAAGCCCTCGTGCAGGCCGACGCGGAGGCGTTCGCCCCGCTGGCCGCAGCTTACGGCCTGCCCAAGGAGACGCCCGAGCAGCAGGCTCACAAGGCCGCGGTTCTGGCCGAGGCGCTGGATGGGGCCTGCGCTGTGCCTCTGGACATCATGGACGCCTGCTGTGAGGGCATCCGCCTCGCGGCCGACTACGCCGCAAAGGGCAGCGTGCTGGCCGTGTCGGACGCGGGCTGTGCGGCCCTCTTCTGCAAGGCCGCCCTTCAGGCCGCCGGGCTGAACGTCGCCATCAACACCAAACTCATGACCGACCGCCCCCACGCCGCCGGGCTGGACGAAAAGGCTGCCCGGATGCTGGCGGAGTATGTACCGCTGGCCGATGAAGTCTACCAGTCCGTGGCAAGCCGCCTGCGGGTCTGA
- a CDS encoding 5-formyltetrahydrofolate cyclo-ligase yields the protein MTIAEQKAAQRKAGIAARRALSEADRTSANAALCARIAGLDCFRTAQNILLYAAFGGEADLSALAGQAAAQGKILAWPVCGEGFSLTAAVPEANGWEVGAYGIRTPVLRRSALLRPDQLDLVLVPCTAFDAACRRVGMGKGYYDRYLPRCTRAVKIGVAFEAQRVEAAAVDAHDQRLDGFVTEGGLYFGTDTTEL from the coding sequence ATGACCATCGCAGAGCAAAAAGCGGCGCAGCGGAAAGCGGGCATTGCAGCCCGCCGGGCGCTGTCGGAAGCAGACCGGACCTCGGCCAACGCGGCGCTCTGTGCCCGCATCGCAGGGCTGGACTGCTTCCGGACGGCGCAGAACATTCTGCTCTACGCCGCATTCGGGGGCGAAGCCGACCTCTCCGCGCTGGCCGGACAGGCCGCAGCACAGGGCAAAATACTGGCATGGCCCGTCTGCGGCGAGGGTTTCTCACTGACCGCCGCCGTGCCGGAGGCCAACGGCTGGGAGGTCGGCGCATATGGCATCCGCACCCCCGTCCTGCGCCGGTCGGCCCTCCTGCGGCCCGACCAGCTCGACCTCGTGCTGGTGCCCTGCACAGCTTTCGACGCCGCCTGCCGTCGGGTGGGCATGGGGAAGGGTTACTACGACCGCTATCTTCCCCGCTGCACCCGGGCTGTAAAGATCGGCGTCGCCTTTGAGGCCCAGCGGGTGGAGGCGGCGGCTGTGGACGCCCACGACCAGCGGCTGGACGGATTCGTGACAGAGGGAGGACTTTATTTTGGAACTGACACAACTGAGCTGTGA
- a CDS encoding NAD(P)H-dependent flavin oxidoreductase, which yields MLTLAGKPLAVPILQGGMGVGVSLGGLAGAVAACGGMGCISTADAGYREPDFARDPAAANLRALKKEIEKAKEIAGGAGLVAINAMVATQNYADAVRTAVEAGVDAIVSGAGLPLELPGLVKRADVALAPIVSSGRAAKLILRRWAKAFDRAADFVVIEGCKAGGHLGFSEEELLAGKCQTLDEILPEVLAEVKPFEEQFGHAIPVFVAGGIYTGEDIAHYAKMGAAGAQLATRFIPTYECDASQTYKDVLLAAKPEDVRIIHSPVGMPGRALATPLVQKLEQGLRFPPKHCARCLKACEPAKVPYCITHALIEAVKGNVEEGLFFCGANVSRLDRMRSVRELMEELMDDWRKHQ from the coding sequence ATGCTGACCCTCGCAGGAAAGCCGCTGGCTGTGCCCATCTTACAGGGCGGCATGGGCGTCGGTGTCTCCCTCGGCGGGCTGGCCGGTGCCGTCGCGGCCTGCGGCGGCATGGGCTGCATCTCCACGGCCGATGCAGGCTACCGGGAGCCGGACTTTGCCCGTGACCCCGCCGCTGCCAACCTCCGCGCCCTGAAAAAAGAGATCGAAAAAGCGAAAGAGATCGCAGGCGGCGCAGGTCTGGTGGCCATCAACGCGATGGTCGCCACCCAGAACTACGCCGACGCCGTCCGCACCGCCGTGGAGGCGGGGGTGGACGCCATCGTATCGGGTGCGGGCCTCCCGCTGGAGCTGCCCGGGCTCGTGAAACGTGCCGACGTGGCGCTGGCTCCCATCGTGTCCAGCGGCCGTGCGGCAAAGCTCATCCTCCGCCGGTGGGCCAAGGCGTTTGACCGCGCCGCCGACTTCGTGGTCATCGAGGGCTGCAAGGCAGGCGGACATCTGGGCTTTTCGGAGGAGGAGCTTCTGGCCGGGAAATGCCAGACCCTCGACGAGATCCTGCCCGAAGTCTTGGCCGAGGTAAAGCCTTTCGAAGAGCAGTTCGGCCACGCCATCCCGGTCTTTGTGGCCGGAGGCATCTACACGGGCGAGGACATTGCCCACTATGCAAAGATGGGTGCTGCGGGCGCACAGCTCGCCACCCGGTTCATCCCCACCTATGAGTGCGACGCCAGCCAGACCTACAAAGACGTCCTGCTGGCCGCAAAGCCGGAGGACGTCCGCATCATCCACAGCCCTGTGGGGATGCCGGGCCGTGCGCTGGCGACCCCGCTGGTGCAGAAGCTCGAGCAGGGACTCCGCTTCCCGCCGAAGCACTGTGCCCGCTGCCTGAAAGCCTGCGAGCCGGCCAAGGTGCCCTACTGCATCACCCACGCCCTCATCGAGGCCGTGAAGGGCAACGTGGAAGAGGGACTCTTCTTCTGCGGAGCCAATGTGAGCCGTCTCGACCGGATGCGGAGCGTCCGGGAGCTGATGGAGGAACTGATGGACGATTGGAGGAAACACCAATGA
- the fabZ gene encoding 3-hydroxyacyl-ACP dehydratase FabZ: MAEPRTVRETPNCLTSEEIAAILPHRYPFALVDRILDYEPGQWAIGRKCVSRNEEFFCGHFPGTPVMPGVLILEALAQTGAVAALSLPENQGKLALFGGIKNARFRKQVTPGDVLTLHCELVEQRGPVGIGKASAYVDGKCAASAELTFVLTER; encoded by the coding sequence ATGGCAGAACCCCGCACCGTCCGTGAAACCCCGAACTGCCTGACCAGCGAGGAGATCGCGGCCATCCTGCCCCACCGGTATCCCTTCGCCCTCGTGGACCGTATTCTGGACTACGAGCCGGGCCAGTGGGCCATCGGCCGCAAGTGCGTCTCCCGCAATGAGGAGTTCTTCTGCGGCCATTTCCCGGGCACGCCGGTCATGCCCGGCGTCCTCATCCTTGAGGCGCTGGCCCAGACCGGTGCCGTCGCGGCCCTGAGCCTGCCGGAGAATCAGGGCAAGCTGGCCCTCTTCGGCGGCATCAAGAATGCCCGCTTCCGCAAGCAGGTCACTCCCGGCGATGTGCTCACCCTCCACTGTGAGCTGGTGGAGCAGCGCGGCCCGGTGGGCATCGGCAAGGCCTCAGCTTATGTGGACGGCAAGTGTGCCGCTTCGGCAGAGCTGACCTTCGTGCTGACAGAACGATAA
- the pyk gene encoding pyruvate kinase, whose amino-acid sequence MRKTKIICTLGPSTDKDGVLRELVANGMNVARFNFSHGSYEEHKGRLDMLKAIRTELGKPVAALLDTKGPEIRLKEFKNGVEMLEAGQTFTLTTREVEGTKEICSITYKDLPQDVHEGGIIMLDDGLIKLAIKSVSDTDIVCEVLNSGKIKTKKGVNVPGVHLSMPYLSQRDRDDIIFGIQQGFDFIAASFVRTAQDVYDIRNLLNEYDSHIRIIAKIENREGVNNIDSILAAADAVMVARGDLGVEIDFTELPGIQKSVIDRSFSFGKPIVTATQMLDSMMVNPRPTRAEISDVANAIYDGTSAIMLSGETAAGAYPVEALKTMSAIAERTENEVHYRDNRLTDAAGQISVSDATAHAACLTAKDVNASAIVTVSESGNTARLLSKYRPAQPIIACVMDEQVQRQLSISWGITPLMMDLATSTDELIEKSTALAKENGYLHDGELAVVTAGVPVGVSGTTNMIKIHMIGNCLSTGVGIGPDGAALANATGKACVCHTLEEIRAKFKPGMVLVVPSTSNEMLSYVRDAAALVVEEAGLNSHAAIAGKALLKPTIVGAVGATAHIRDGLMVAVDCAHGSVQRLQA is encoded by the coding sequence ATGAGAAAAACGAAGATCATCTGCACCCTTGGCCCGTCCACCGATAAGGACGGCGTGCTGCGCGAGCTGGTCGCCAACGGCATGAACGTGGCCCGCTTCAACTTCTCCCACGGCTCCTACGAGGAGCACAAGGGCCGTCTGGATATGCTGAAGGCCATCCGCACCGAGCTGGGCAAGCCCGTGGCCGCTCTGCTGGACACCAAAGGCCCCGAGATCCGTCTGAAGGAGTTCAAGAACGGCGTCGAGATGCTGGAAGCCGGCCAGACCTTCACCCTGACCACCCGCGAGGTGGAGGGCACCAAGGAGATCTGCTCCATCACCTATAAGGACCTGCCGCAGGACGTCCACGAGGGCGGTATCATCATGCTGGATGACGGCCTCATCAAGCTGGCCATCAAGAGCGTCTCCGACACCGACATCGTCTGCGAGGTGCTGAACAGCGGCAAGATCAAGACCAAGAAGGGCGTTAACGTCCCCGGCGTCCACCTGTCCATGCCCTACCTGAGCCAGCGCGACCGCGATGACATCATCTTCGGCATCCAGCAGGGCTTCGATTTCATCGCCGCTTCCTTCGTCCGCACCGCACAGGACGTCTACGACATCCGCAACCTGCTGAACGAGTATGACTCCCACATCCGCATCATTGCCAAGATCGAGAACCGCGAGGGCGTCAACAACATCGACAGCATCCTCGCCGCTGCCGACGCCGTCATGGTCGCCCGCGGCGACCTCGGCGTCGAGATCGACTTCACCGAGCTGCCCGGCATCCAGAAGAGCGTCATCGACCGCTCCTTCTCCTTCGGCAAGCCCATCGTCACTGCCACCCAGATGCTGGACAGCATGATGGTCAACCCCCGCCCCACCCGCGCCGAGATCTCCGACGTGGCCAACGCCATCTACGACGGCACCTCTGCCATCATGCTCTCCGGCGAGACCGCTGCGGGCGCATACCCTGTTGAGGCCCTGAAGACCATGTCCGCCATCGCCGAGCGCACCGAAAACGAGGTGCACTACCGCGACAACCGCCTGACCGACGCCGCCGGCCAGATCAGCGTCAGCGACGCCACCGCACACGCCGCCTGTCTGACCGCAAAGGACGTCAACGCCTCTGCCATCGTCACCGTGTCCGAGTCCGGCAACACCGCCCGCCTGCTGAGCAAGTACCGCCCCGCACAGCCCATTATCGCCTGCGTCATGGACGAGCAGGTGCAGCGCCAGCTCTCCATCTCCTGGGGCATCACCCCGCTCATGATGGACCTCGCCACCAGCACCGATGAGCTGATCGAGAAGTCCACCGCTCTGGCCAAGGAGAACGGCTACCTCCACGACGGCGAGCTGGCTGTCGTGACCGCAGGCGTCCCCGTGGGCGTCTCCGGCACCACCAACATGATCAAGATCCACATGATCGGCAACTGCCTGTCCACCGGCGTCGGCATCGGCCCCGATGGCGCTGCTCTGGCTAACGCCACCGGCAAGGCCTGCGTCTGCCACACCCTCGAGGAGATCCGCGCAAAGTTCAAGCCCGGCATGGTGCTTGTGGTGCCCTCCACCTCTAACGAGATGCTGAGCTACGTCCGCGACGCTGCCGCTCTGGTGGTCGAGGAAGCCGGCCTGAACAGCCACGCCGCCATCGCAGGCAAGGCCCTGCTCAAGCCCACCATCGTGGGTGCTGTCGGCGCTACCGCCCACATCCGCGACGGCCTGATGGTCGCTGTGGACTGCGCACACGGCAGCGTCCAGCGCCTGCAGGCCTGA
- the fabG gene encoding 3-oxoacyl-[acyl-carrier-protein] reductase encodes MSEEKLTRAAVVTGGSRGIGRAVCLALAKQGCNVVVNYCHGEAAAAETAALCKEQGVEAVTVQADVSTAEGCKKLFEEAVNAFGRVDILVNNAGVTRDNLILRLSEEDFDTVLNANLKGAFLCCKEAARRMVRQRYGRIVNLSSVVGLRGNAGQTNYSASKAGLIGLTKSLAKELASRNVTVNAVAPGFIATDMTAALPEAVRTEMCKTIPEGHAGQPEDVANAVAFFAAEQSSYLTGQVLCVDGGMAM; translated from the coding sequence ATGAGCGAAGAAAAGCTGACCCGTGCCGCCGTCGTCACCGGCGGAAGCCGGGGCATCGGCCGGGCCGTCTGCCTCGCGCTGGCAAAGCAGGGCTGCAATGTGGTGGTCAACTACTGCCACGGCGAGGCCGCCGCTGCCGAGACGGCCGCCCTGTGCAAGGAGCAGGGCGTGGAGGCTGTCACCGTGCAGGCTGACGTCTCCACCGCCGAGGGCTGCAAGAAGCTGTTCGAAGAGGCAGTGAACGCCTTCGGACGGGTGGACATTCTGGTCAACAACGCGGGCGTCACCCGCGACAACCTCATCCTCCGCCTTTCCGAGGAGGACTTTGATACCGTCCTGAACGCCAACCTCAAGGGTGCGTTCCTCTGCTGCAAGGAGGCTGCACGCCGGATGGTGCGCCAGCGCTATGGCCGCATCGTCAACCTGAGCAGCGTGGTGGGCCTGCGGGGCAACGCGGGCCAGACCAACTATTCCGCCAGCAAGGCGGGCCTGATCGGCCTGACCAAGAGCCTCGCCAAAGAGCTGGCCAGCCGGAACGTCACCGTCAATGCGGTGGCCCCCGGCTTCATCGCTACGGATATGACCGCCGCCCTGCCGGAGGCCGTCCGCACCGAGATGTGCAAGACCATCCCGGAGGGACACGCCGGACAGCCGGAGGACGTGGCAAACGCGGTGGCCTTCTTTGCCGCCGAACAAAGCAGCTATCTCACCGGGCAGGTGCTCTGTGTGGACGGCGGCATGGCAATGTAA
- the fabF gene encoding beta-ketoacyl-ACP synthase II, with protein sequence MEKRRVVITGLGTVNPLGNNTADSWAAARAGKCGIGPITQFDASEFKCKLAGEVKDFDPETVVDKKEARKMARFTLLALGAAAEAIQDSGIDCEAEAEDIGVIVSSGIGGLPTIEEQHARGEEKGMEKVSPYFVPMAIANMAAAQIAIRFGLKGICTCPVTACAGGTNAVGDAFHRIRDGYEPVMVCGGAESCISPLGIGGFTSMKALSTSTDPDAASLPFDARRGGFVMGEGSGVLVLEELEHAKARGAHIYAEVVGYGANCDAYHFTAPAPGGTGAIGCMKLTLKDGGIAPEQIDHINAHGTGTHMNDSCETAAIHAVFGDHAKDIAVVSTKSMTGHLLGGAGGIEAVFTALALRDQFAPPTIHYEQPDPECDLDYVPNVGREMKMEYALSNSLGFGGHNACLAFKKWEG encoded by the coding sequence ATGGAAAAACGCAGAGTCGTCATCACCGGTCTGGGAACCGTGAACCCTCTTGGTAATAACACCGCCGACAGCTGGGCTGCCGCCCGCGCAGGCAAGTGCGGCATCGGCCCCATCACCCAGTTCGACGCCAGCGAGTTCAAGTGCAAGCTGGCGGGCGAGGTCAAGGACTTCGACCCCGAGACCGTCGTGGACAAAAAAGAGGCCCGCAAGATGGCCCGCTTCACCCTGCTGGCACTGGGCGCTGCCGCCGAGGCCATTCAGGACAGCGGCATCGACTGCGAGGCGGAGGCCGAGGACATCGGCGTCATCGTGTCCAGCGGCATCGGCGGTCTGCCCACCATTGAGGAGCAGCACGCCCGGGGCGAGGAGAAGGGGATGGAAAAGGTCAGCCCCTACTTCGTCCCCATGGCCATCGCTAACATGGCTGCGGCCCAGATCGCCATCCGCTTCGGCCTCAAAGGCATCTGCACCTGCCCGGTGACGGCCTGCGCCGGCGGCACCAACGCCGTGGGCGACGCCTTCCACCGCATCCGGGACGGCTATGAGCCGGTCATGGTCTGCGGCGGCGCAGAGAGCTGCATCAGCCCGCTGGGCATCGGCGGCTTTACCAGCATGAAGGCCCTTTCCACCTCCACCGACCCCGACGCGGCTAGCCTGCCCTTCGACGCACGGCGCGGCGGCTTCGTCATGGGCGAGGGCAGCGGCGTGCTGGTCCTCGAGGAGCTGGAGCACGCCAAGGCCCGCGGCGCACACATCTACGCTGAGGTGGTGGGCTACGGTGCCAACTGCGACGCCTACCACTTCACGGCTCCCGCACCCGGCGGCACCGGTGCCATCGGCTGCATGAAGCTGACCCTGAAGGACGGCGGCATCGCCCCCGAGCAGATCGACCACATCAACGCCCACGGCACCGGCACCCACATGAACGACAGCTGCGAGACGGCCGCCATCCATGCCGTCTTTGGCGACCACGCCAAGGACATCGCCGTGGTCAGCACCAAGAGCATGACCGGCCATCTGCTGGGCGGCGCAGGCGGCATCGAGGCCGTCTTTACCGCACTGGCTCTCCGGGATCAGTTCGCGCCCCCCACCATCCACTATGAGCAGCCCGACCCCGAGTGCGATCTGGACTATGTGCCCAACGTCGGCCGGGAGATGAAGATGGAGTACGCCCTGAGCAACAGTTTGGGCTTTGGCGGGCACAACGCCTGTCTGGCCTTCAAGAAGTGGGAGGGCTGA